The following are encoded in a window of Roseimaritima ulvae genomic DNA:
- a CDS encoding RAD55 family ATPase gives MPTNAMDPTNLVLRFGVPSLDRLLGRPYLDYDNTADPDSAIFGIGLNSLEETEDSPTGKRVRQDAISVCMIGIDGVGKSTLAMHLASRYRADLNQANSSEDDETAVIYVSTDLTFGRADVSWRTFGLDYPDHRIEDPFDVAHVLERHSKKANSQSRICLKSSDPQDNPLGQQGNRDRVHFIDLATKTTGDDWGYINRLVGSLDDRKSHDAKHLLVVDAVEGLEVLVGEIDAYGQQRDRRSRVAQLIRTAAAKCHLVFLVEDTKEGEKTPEEFVADAVIRLTSREVDGYLDRIVQVEKVRSQSQTPGAHSIIIRPGSGSTTGVMLNADDPPVYLPAFRQQAEGDPVPFPFLRSRPSREHRQYFQAYVYVLQSLDFINRQVMTADGDRINTKHAPLAGFGIENLDNMLTEEKPRAERGEEHGLMTSDPVALIGEDGTYKSKLSKAFLAQGMRLAQESSNKPRTEEQSPPVKQAVILITTKTLDCEGLRERIIGHLGSEDHLDQQRIFCRRLEVHMMSAETLFHIIRQTVQRAQAALLLDLDIDGKPNKNCHWIADEKERRAEGWRIRLVIDNWASIRDMYPRVREDPLFLPCLMFYLRREGIATIIVGNEGRGFSNGFILKSNHRLRELTATQIYTWRVPFLGESRVAITITPPLQANGRGSVIRELRVLKSRDHSQDSPSCEQEVPVEPGSTTKLPKRPRHGKANCSYRVVVNRELELYEGLEAGKPEYVPMRVHLYVCSPGAHKYFDSIRHLFNEITNSSSDDRNVLFEEQADGYDRLREFVELQGLARYPYTMVLQVDEYWSRSQSLQLHDHKVYLTSPTAEVIYTWDESTKSYANRETFDFITEDPFRLYQPSESDQKQTIDQLNSKYVNEHVKPDEPWTYSREQFFQTNGFSLSKMSQGKRRVQKIPYAWDFGFLMINRSCWKESASKGALIEWKDLPTLEHPNSGRFRWREFAECCVTAARQRNQVRLDKLNYVPFSIAPEIQETISCLFLEIFCSEIDANLAESNRKIESSSEVGRTVDDVFPHSRDKTSIWTLSETMECFSDEACKAILIMSALLPPECITDNNVVTPPNSDNNIPVAVRAWYSAADTIQQTRRSEDIYVPGRLPGSRSVRGDWFIATARGSRSHEMGERAIDLLCSRRGNIVRLQHGIGLPTRDCNHDEQAELWTSLWHHSDSNRRTRKVMLDELVRLGSHPCTSTTFQWLWRSRFKQYDRHARVLRRWICSTLRMGTELLDGKTPFEVYDAGIGERQKWQDRVMSFTKSLTRATIAHQDDRDVAP, from the coding sequence ATGCCCACCAACGCAATGGATCCAACGAACCTAGTACTAAGGTTTGGAGTGCCCTCGCTCGACCGTTTACTTGGCCGTCCATACTTAGACTATGACAATACCGCCGATCCTGATTCCGCGATTTTCGGCATCGGCCTGAATTCGCTCGAGGAAACCGAAGATTCGCCAACGGGCAAGAGAGTTCGTCAGGACGCTATCAGTGTCTGCATGATCGGCATTGATGGTGTAGGGAAGTCGACGCTTGCGATGCATTTGGCTTCTCGCTATCGAGCGGATCTCAATCAGGCGAATAGTTCTGAGGATGATGAAACAGCGGTCATTTATGTTTCGACAGATTTAACTTTCGGACGGGCCGATGTCTCCTGGCGAACCTTTGGCTTGGATTACCCCGATCATCGCATCGAGGATCCTTTTGACGTTGCTCATGTGCTTGAAAGGCACAGCAAAAAGGCAAACTCACAATCTCGAATTTGTCTTAAATCAAGTGACCCTCAGGATAACCCTCTGGGTCAGCAAGGTAACCGCGACCGAGTGCATTTCATCGACTTGGCTACAAAAACCACGGGTGATGATTGGGGTTACATTAATCGCCTCGTCGGCTCGTTAGACGATCGTAAATCACATGACGCTAAACATTTGCTCGTGGTGGACGCAGTCGAGGGGCTAGAGGTACTCGTTGGCGAAATTGATGCTTACGGTCAGCAACGAGATCGACGTTCGCGAGTAGCTCAGCTAATACGAACAGCCGCCGCAAAGTGTCATCTCGTGTTTCTGGTTGAGGATACGAAAGAAGGTGAAAAAACGCCTGAAGAGTTCGTTGCTGACGCGGTTATTCGACTGACTTCGCGAGAAGTGGATGGATATCTAGATCGTATCGTGCAGGTTGAGAAGGTTCGCTCGCAATCTCAGACGCCAGGGGCACACTCAATCATCATCCGTCCCGGGTCGGGCTCCACAACGGGAGTCATGCTTAACGCCGATGACCCTCCAGTGTATCTACCTGCATTTCGTCAGCAAGCGGAAGGCGATCCGGTTCCGTTTCCTTTTTTAAGAAGCCGGCCAAGCAGGGAGCATCGGCAGTACTTCCAAGCATATGTGTACGTGTTGCAGTCCTTGGACTTTATCAATCGGCAAGTAATGACCGCCGATGGAGACCGAATTAATACCAAACATGCCCCGCTCGCTGGGTTTGGTATCGAGAACCTAGACAATATGTTGACTGAGGAAAAACCCAGAGCGGAACGAGGCGAGGAACACGGATTGATGACATCTGATCCCGTTGCGTTGATCGGAGAAGACGGAACATACAAGAGCAAGCTGAGCAAAGCGTTCCTTGCGCAAGGAATGCGTCTTGCACAGGAGTCGAGCAACAAGCCCAGGACTGAAGAACAGAGCCCCCCGGTGAAGCAGGCAGTAATTTTGATTACGACAAAAACGCTTGACTGTGAGGGACTTCGAGAACGAATCATCGGCCATCTAGGCAGTGAAGACCATCTCGATCAACAGCGAATCTTCTGTAGGCGACTAGAAGTCCACATGATGTCCGCTGAGACTTTGTTCCACATCATCCGGCAGACGGTCCAGCGTGCTCAGGCTGCCTTGTTGCTCGACTTGGATATTGATGGAAAACCCAACAAAAACTGTCATTGGATTGCTGACGAAAAAGAACGAAGAGCAGAAGGATGGAGGATCCGTCTAGTAATCGACAATTGGGCGTCGATTCGGGATATGTATCCGCGAGTTCGAGAAGATCCACTCTTTCTACCGTGTTTGATGTTTTACCTTCGCCGTGAAGGCATCGCTACTATTATTGTTGGCAACGAGGGGCGAGGTTTTTCTAATGGATTTATCCTCAAGTCCAACCATCGATTGAGGGAGCTAACAGCAACGCAGATTTACACATGGCGAGTTCCCTTTCTTGGCGAGAGCCGGGTTGCGATTACGATTACTCCTCCGCTGCAAGCAAACGGTCGAGGTAGCGTCATCCGTGAACTACGAGTGCTGAAGAGCCGTGATCATTCGCAAGACAGTCCATCGTGCGAACAAGAAGTTCCCGTTGAGCCTGGGAGCACAACGAAATTGCCCAAACGCCCTCGCCATGGGAAGGCAAACTGTAGCTACCGAGTGGTCGTTAACCGTGAATTGGAACTCTATGAAGGCTTGGAAGCAGGGAAGCCAGAATATGTTCCAATGCGAGTTCATCTATACGTTTGCTCTCCAGGGGCGCACAAGTACTTTGATAGCATTCGTCATCTCTTCAACGAAATCACAAACTCGTCCTCGGACGACCGCAATGTACTGTTTGAGGAGCAAGCTGATGGGTATGACCGGCTTCGAGAGTTTGTTGAGTTGCAAGGGCTGGCTAGATATCCCTACACCATGGTCCTTCAAGTAGATGAATACTGGTCTCGTTCACAATCGCTTCAATTGCATGACCACAAGGTCTACCTGACATCGCCGACCGCAGAGGTGATCTACACCTGGGATGAATCAACAAAAAGCTATGCGAATCGAGAGACATTTGACTTCATCACCGAGGATCCGTTTCGCCTGTACCAGCCATCGGAATCAGACCAAAAGCAAACAATCGATCAGCTCAATTCAAAGTATGTCAATGAACACGTGAAGCCAGACGAGCCATGGACATATTCCCGAGAGCAATTTTTCCAAACCAACGGGTTTTCCCTTAGCAAGATGAGTCAGGGGAAGCGACGGGTCCAGAAGATTCCTTACGCTTGGGATTTTGGATTCTTGATGATTAATCGGAGTTGCTGGAAAGAATCTGCAAGCAAAGGGGCACTGATAGAATGGAAGGATCTTCCGACATTGGAGCACCCTAATTCTGGAAGGTTTCGCTGGCGTGAATTCGCCGAGTGCTGCGTCACCGCTGCTCGGCAAAGAAACCAAGTTCGTTTGGATAAGCTAAATTATGTGCCATTCTCGATCGCTCCCGAAATTCAGGAGACGATCAGTTGCTTATTCTTGGAAATCTTCTGCTCGGAGATTGATGCCAATCTAGCGGAATCTAATCGGAAGATTGAGAGTAGTTCAGAGGTGGGTCGGACAGTAGATGATGTCTTTCCTCACTCGCGAGATAAGACTTCCATTTGGACATTGTCTGAAACGATGGAGTGTTTTAGTGACGAAGCTTGTAAAGCAATCCTGATCATGTCCGCTTTGCTACCACCTGAATGCATCACAGACAACAACGTCGTTACACCACCAAACAGCGACAACAATATTCCTGTTGCGGTACGAGCCTGGTACTCAGCGGCCGACACCATACAGCAAACTCGCCGGTCAGAGGACATTTATGTCCCTGGGAGACTACCAGGCAGTCGAAGCGTGCGTGGTGATTGGTTCATCGCTACAGCTCGAGGAAGTCGCTCTCATGAGATGGGTGAGCGAGCGATTGACCTACTCTGTAGCAGGCGAGGGAATATCGTGAGACTCCAACACGGAATTGGGTTGCCCACGCGCGACTGCAACCACGACGAACAAGCAGAACTCTGGACATCACTTTGGCACCACTCGGACAGTAATCGCCGAACTCGCAAGGTAATGTTGGACGAGCTGGTTCGCTTAGGGTCCCATCCTTGTACTTCCACGACGTTCCAGTGGCTGTGGAGATCACGATTCAAGCAATATGACCGCCACGCGCGGGTATTGCGGCGATGGATCTGCTCTACACTGCGGATGGGCACTGAATTGCTCGACGGCAAGACACCGTTTGAAGTCTATGACGCTGGAATCGGGGAACGGCAGAAATGGCAAGATAGAGTCATGAGCTTCACAAAATCGCTTACTCGCGCAACCATTGCCCACCAGGATGATCGGGATGTAGCTCCATAA
- a CDS encoding beta strand repeat-containing protein, which translates to MVLSKLFSQRNTTANRVRARRRLRLEMMESRRLLAVVVDTFADVVDANDGQTSLREAFAIAESNPGADTIKLPAGQYATNSTFYVSDSSGPLVVEGTGGVATIDASGFAGRPLFVHAGVEMTVEDIVLTGGASGSVGGGLSNYGTLTLRDSAVVHNSANSSGGGIYNAGSLTLIDSEVSNNTAGTDGGAIRSVSGSSLNIEESVLADNNSGSGGGAIHIDTPLGSTIRDSVLSGNTTGYAGGAIFNYGGDLTIDDSELSDNEVLYSSGGAISTFYSTTQITDSVIADNVSHNNAGAIFSRGNVLIIEDTEISGNSSTNGGGGLYIEQGVSTVIEDSQLTGNTTRYAGGAIFSFGTDLHIEDSLIGDNETQFGSGGAISSYNSITQLIDSVIEGNITGNNGGAIYSSGNELLVDDSEIRGNSAGGSGGGLFITDGLSTTILDSLFADNVAVYAGGAVYGNESALSIEDSKFEENQATAGQGGAIKNSYASTDIIDSLFSENTAVEGGAVHSVSGPLSIDDSKFDDNSAVSAGGAIVNWYSDATISDSRFHDNQVTGGGGGAITSRISATQVIDSEFKDNAAATDGGAMLVSSGSLLITSSNFEKNEATVGDGGAIATKAQAVVSIIDTDFERNEAAGSGGAILNGGQAVSLSGGRFKHNEAGGDGGAIYSNRLLVVSDVSFTANRSDNNGGAIYSNQGSVEVTDSRFSGNKAAKNTGLGSAIYVGVNSSLTLDADTVISQNGVPIYVETA; encoded by the coding sequence ATGGTTCTTAGCAAGTTGTTCTCGCAGCGAAACACCACGGCAAATCGCGTTCGGGCTCGCCGTCGCTTGCGGCTGGAAATGATGGAGAGTCGCCGCTTGTTGGCGGTGGTGGTGGATACGTTTGCGGATGTCGTTGACGCCAACGACGGCCAAACCTCGCTGCGCGAAGCGTTTGCGATCGCCGAAAGCAACCCAGGTGCAGACACGATCAAGTTACCGGCGGGGCAGTATGCGACCAACAGCACCTTTTACGTGTCCGATTCCAGTGGGCCGCTGGTCGTTGAGGGCACCGGCGGAGTGGCGACTATTGACGCGAGCGGGTTTGCCGGCCGTCCGTTGTTTGTGCATGCGGGGGTGGAGATGACCGTGGAGGACATCGTGTTAACCGGCGGTGCGTCGGGGTCCGTCGGAGGAGGTTTGTCAAACTATGGAACGTTGACGTTGCGGGATTCAGCCGTCGTCCACAATTCGGCCAATTCAAGCGGCGGTGGCATCTACAACGCCGGTTCGCTAACGCTGATCGATTCCGAAGTGAGCAACAACACAGCGGGAACCGACGGCGGGGCGATTCGCAGCGTGTCCGGGTCCTCGTTGAACATCGAAGAGAGTGTGTTGGCGGATAACAACTCGGGCAGCGGCGGAGGAGCGATTCACATCGATACGCCGCTGGGATCGACGATCCGCGATTCCGTCCTCTCCGGAAACACAACCGGCTACGCGGGCGGCGCCATTTTCAATTATGGCGGCGACTTAACCATCGATGACAGCGAACTCTCAGATAACGAAGTACTGTATTCCAGTGGCGGGGCGATCAGTACTTTCTATTCGACCACCCAGATAACCGATTCGGTGATTGCGGATAACGTGAGTCACAACAACGCTGGTGCTATTTTCAGTCGGGGAAACGTGCTGATCATTGAGGATACGGAGATCAGTGGTAATTCGTCGACCAACGGTGGCGGTGGTTTGTATATCGAACAAGGTGTATCGACCGTCATTGAAGATAGCCAATTAACCGGCAACACCACTCGTTATGCAGGCGGCGCGATCTTTAGTTTTGGCACCGACTTGCATATCGAAGATAGCCTGATCGGCGACAATGAAACTCAATTTGGTAGTGGCGGGGCGATCAGTTCCTACAACTCGATAACCCAGTTGATAGATTCGGTGATCGAAGGCAATATCACCGGTAACAACGGCGGCGCCATATACAGCAGTGGAAATGAACTGTTGGTCGATGACTCGGAAATTCGTGGCAACTCGGCCGGTGGTTCAGGCGGCGGCCTATTCATCACCGACGGATTGTCGACAACCATCTTGGACAGTCTGTTCGCGGACAATGTCGCGGTGTACGCCGGCGGTGCGGTATATGGCAATGAGTCCGCCCTCAGCATCGAAGACAGCAAGTTCGAAGAAAACCAGGCGACGGCAGGACAAGGCGGGGCGATCAAGAACTCTTACGCGTCCACCGATATTATCGACAGTTTGTTCTCCGAAAATACCGCCGTTGAAGGCGGTGCGGTCCACAGTGTTTCCGGCCCCTTGTCGATTGATGACAGCAAGTTTGACGACAACTCGGCAGTTTCCGCTGGTGGCGCGATCGTTAACTGGTACAGCGATGCCACGATTAGCGACAGTCGGTTCCACGACAACCAGGTCACGGGCGGCGGCGGCGGGGCAATCACCAGCCGCATTTCTGCGACTCAGGTCATCGATAGCGAGTTTAAAGACAATGCGGCCGCCACCGACGGTGGCGCGATGTTAGTTTCAAGCGGCAGCCTGCTAATCACGTCCAGTAACTTTGAAAAGAACGAAGCCACTGTAGGCGACGGCGGCGCCATCGCCACCAAAGCTCAGGCGGTCGTCTCGATCATCGACACGGACTTTGAGCGGAATGAAGCAGCCGGTAGCGGTGGGGCCATCTTGAACGGTGGCCAAGCCGTTTCGCTCAGCGGTGGTCGGTTCAAACACAACGAAGCGGGAGGCGATGGTGGCGCGATCTATAGCAACCGCCTGTTGGTTGTGTCGGATGTAAGTTTCACTGCCAACCGCTCGGACAATAACGGCGGAGCGATCTACAGCAATCAGGGCTCTGTCGAGGTGACCGACAGTCGCTTCTCCGGCAACAAAGCGGCCAAGAACACCGGACTGGGATCGGCGATCTACGTCGGCGTCAACAGCTCGCTGACCCTGGACGCCGATACCGTGATCAGCCAAAACGGCGTGCCAATATACGTGGAAACGGCTTAG
- a CDS encoding Rne/Rng family ribonuclease: MKKEMLINVAQPEESRIAILEDGRLDELYIERKSVESYAGNIYRGKIVNLEPSIQAAFVDFGVGRNGFLHISDVEPQYFRQGGYDPEEVMRESDEMAVKAAQRARETGRGNKQAFKGGRPRNKPPIQEIFKRGDEVLVQVIKEGIGTKGPTLSTYISIPGRYLVLMPALGRVGVSRKIEDEDDRKRLRRCMLNCNPPKGLGFIVRTAGAERTEKELHRDLDYLLRLWNSIVRRLKNTDQPGLIYEESDMIIKTIRDIFSSDIDVIYIDEKEAYEKAREFLKQVMPRFTDHLKYYDETQPLFHKYHLEEEIVRINQRHVPLPGGGSIVIDPTEALVAIDVNSGNFRGDDSAEENAFRLNISAAKEIARQLRLRDLGGVIVNDFIDMRKESHRRKVENTLRDAMAKDRGRTKILRTSPFGLVEMTRQRIRPSLKRSIYQDCPCCEGRGVVKKAESMSIEVIRMLSLACRNEHIARVTVRVNDAVAAAINNNKRREIADMEDRGKMTVQILGSEGLYPEHLELDCRDERGEKVEIDS; the protein is encoded by the coding sequence ATGAAGAAAGAGATGCTAATCAACGTCGCTCAGCCGGAAGAGAGTCGCATTGCGATTCTTGAAGATGGGCGTCTCGACGAACTGTACATCGAACGCAAAAGCGTTGAGAGCTACGCCGGTAACATCTATCGCGGCAAAATCGTCAACCTCGAACCCAGCATCCAAGCGGCCTTTGTCGACTTTGGCGTCGGCCGCAACGGCTTCTTGCACATCAGCGACGTCGAACCGCAGTACTTCCGCCAAGGCGGCTACGATCCCGAAGAAGTGATGCGGGAATCGGACGAGATGGCCGTCAAGGCCGCTCAGCGAGCTCGCGAAACCGGCCGCGGCAACAAACAAGCCTTCAAAGGCGGACGCCCTCGCAACAAACCTCCGATTCAGGAAATTTTCAAACGCGGTGACGAGGTCCTGGTGCAGGTCATCAAAGAAGGCATCGGTACCAAAGGACCGACGCTCAGCACCTACATCAGCATCCCCGGACGCTATCTGGTATTGATGCCCGCCCTGGGACGCGTGGGCGTGAGCCGCAAGATCGAAGACGAAGACGATCGCAAACGCCTGCGTCGCTGCATGCTCAATTGCAACCCGCCCAAAGGCTTGGGCTTCATCGTCCGCACCGCCGGCGCCGAGCGTACCGAAAAAGAATTGCACCGCGACTTGGACTATCTGCTGCGGTTGTGGAATTCGATCGTGCGACGATTGAAGAACACCGATCAGCCGGGATTGATCTATGAAGAAAGCGATATGATCATCAAGACGATCCGCGATATCTTCAGCAGTGATATCGACGTGATCTACATCGATGAAAAAGAGGCCTACGAAAAGGCGCGTGAGTTTCTCAAGCAGGTCATGCCGCGCTTTACCGACCACCTCAAGTACTACGACGAAACCCAGCCCCTGTTCCACAAGTATCACTTGGAAGAGGAGATCGTGCGGATCAATCAGCGGCACGTGCCACTGCCCGGCGGCGGTTCGATCGTGATCGATCCGACTGAAGCCTTGGTGGCAATCGACGTCAACAGCGGTAACTTCCGCGGTGATGATTCGGCTGAAGAAAATGCCTTCCGTTTGAATATTTCGGCGGCCAAAGAAATCGCGCGGCAACTGCGACTGCGTGACCTGGGCGGCGTGATCGTCAACGACTTTATCGATATGCGGAAAGAGTCGCATCGTCGTAAAGTGGAAAACACCTTGCGCGACGCGATGGCCAAAGACCGCGGCCGCACCAAAATTCTTCGCACCAGTCCATTCGGTCTGGTGGAAATGACCCGCCAACGCATCCGTCCCAGCCTGAAACGCAGCATCTATCAGGATTGCCCCTGCTGCGAAGGCCGCGGTGTAGTCAAGAAGGCCGAGAGCATGTCGATCGAAGTCATCCGTATGTTGTCGTTGGCCTGCCGCAACGAGCACATCGCTCGGGTGACGGTACGAGTCAACGATGCGGTGGCCGCAGCGATCAACAACAACAAACGTCGCGAAATCGCCGACATGGAAGACCGCGGCAAGATGACCGTGCAAATCCTCGGCAGCGAAGGCCTGTACCCCGAGCACCTGGAGCTCGACTGCCGCGACGAACGCGGCGAAAAAGTCGAAATCGATAGCTGA
- a CDS encoding TIGR03936 family radical SAM-associated protein, translated as MSTTQAAEPLRIRFQIRFAKTDLLRWISHRDLARLWERLLRRAKLQLSMTEGFHPKPRIGFPSALALGIEGLDEVVEIDLAEAMSAQDLLQRLAADDQPGLQIRSVGRVPEGLPKARLRRSHYSVPIPAGFDVPSIEAAIARMRQVETLTVQRKQKTVTIDAASQIDELKICDSELIIVMSASDKADLKPTDLLSAMGLDSLLEAGAYIVRTRVELENTLGPEHCVHLGMNHEERDANQRRSAGRESHCDS; from the coding sequence ATGAGCACCACCCAGGCCGCCGAACCGCTGCGTATCCGCTTTCAAATTCGCTTTGCGAAAACCGACTTGTTGCGTTGGATCAGCCACCGCGACTTGGCCCGACTGTGGGAGCGGTTGTTGCGGAGAGCCAAGCTGCAGCTGTCGATGACCGAAGGCTTCCATCCCAAACCCCGCATCGGATTTCCCTCCGCCCTGGCATTGGGCATCGAAGGCCTGGACGAGGTGGTGGAGATTGATCTAGCCGAAGCGATGAGCGCTCAAGACCTGTTGCAGCGCTTGGCGGCCGACGACCAACCGGGCCTGCAGATTCGCAGCGTTGGTCGCGTTCCCGAGGGGCTCCCCAAAGCTCGCCTCCGCCGCAGTCACTACAGTGTTCCCATCCCGGCGGGCTTTGACGTGCCCAGCATCGAGGCGGCCATCGCTCGGATGCGACAAGTTGAAACCCTGACGGTTCAGCGAAAACAGAAAACAGTCACCATCGACGCCGCGTCGCAAATTGACGAACTGAAGATTTGTGATTCGGAACTGATCATTGTGATGTCCGCTAGCGACAAAGCGGACCTCAAGCCCACCGACCTGCTGTCGGCCATGGGCCTCGATTCCCTTTTAGAAGCGGGCGCGTACATCGTGCGCACCCGTGTCGAACTTGAAAATACACTCGGACCCGAACATTGCGTCCATTTAGGAATGAATCATGAAGAAAGAGATGCTAATCAACGTCGCTCAGCCGGAAGAGAGTCGCATTGCGATTCTTGA
- the ptsP gene encoding phosphoenolpyruvate--protein phosphotransferase, with the protein MLELHGIPVSPGVAIGPALVLDPDGYSIPRCYIAAADVADEFDRLQQAVDVVSCSLEENRLQTSAKLGNQTGDIFAAQLQMLHDPRLSAELRRRITEHQQSAAYAVSQVLHNYADAMRRLKSSLLAERADDVLDIEKQLLLALGAVPSDPLQNLNEQVIVLSHNLTPSETANLDRRYVKAFCTETGGPGGHTAIVAKGLELPAVVGIGEFLDRVGEATQVIVDGDHGCLILDPDAETLERYRTGQERQRVFARSLEELRDQPAETIDGTLIRLNANIEFPHEVASCLERGADGIGLYRTEFLYLSSAQEPSEEDHYRAYSQVVRAIGDRPVVIRTLDLGADKMGHRPLADHEHNPFLGLRSIRLSLKNQDLFRPQLRAVLRAAVHGDVWMMFPLITTLSELRQARMLVNVVAEDLAEEGIEHRQDIPIGMMVEVPAAVLMLDRFAKEVDFFSIGTNDLVQYTLAVDRSNEYVADLYQSSDPAVLRLIEHSVKVADAAGVPVAVCGEMSSRPSRALLLLGLGVRSLSVPPNALPKVKKAIRTVSIKECEEIAERAMTLESAREVDIFLADRLRELVPELILR; encoded by the coding sequence ATGCTCGAACTGCATGGTATTCCTGTCTCACCTGGGGTGGCAATCGGTCCAGCCTTAGTGCTGGACCCCGATGGCTACAGTATCCCAAGGTGCTATATCGCTGCTGCGGATGTCGCAGACGAATTTGATCGTCTGCAACAGGCCGTCGATGTTGTCTCGTGCTCGCTGGAAGAAAACCGACTCCAGACCTCCGCGAAACTCGGCAACCAAACCGGCGACATCTTCGCCGCCCAGCTGCAGATGCTGCACGACCCGCGGCTTTCTGCTGAATTGCGTCGGCGAATCACCGAACACCAGCAATCGGCCGCCTACGCCGTCAGCCAGGTGTTGCACAACTATGCCGATGCGATGCGGCGACTGAAAAGCTCGTTGTTGGCCGAACGCGCCGACGATGTGCTGGACATCGAAAAGCAATTGCTGCTGGCGCTGGGCGCCGTGCCCTCGGATCCGCTGCAGAACTTGAATGAACAGGTCATCGTTCTCAGCCATAACCTGACGCCCAGCGAAACGGCCAATCTGGATCGCCGCTACGTCAAAGCCTTTTGCACCGAAACCGGCGGCCCCGGCGGGCATACCGCAATCGTCGCCAAGGGCTTGGAACTGCCGGCCGTGGTCGGCATCGGCGAGTTTCTTGATCGCGTCGGCGAAGCCACCCAGGTCATCGTCGACGGGGACCATGGCTGCCTGATCCTGGACCCCGACGCGGAAACGCTGGAACGCTATCGCACCGGACAAGAACGCCAACGCGTGTTCGCTCGCAGTCTGGAAGAGTTGCGGGACCAACCGGCTGAGACCATCGACGGGACGCTCATCCGGCTGAATGCCAACATCGAATTTCCTCACGAAGTGGCTTCCTGCTTGGAACGCGGCGCCGACGGGATCGGCTTGTACCGCACCGAATTTTTATACCTGTCCAGCGCCCAAGAACCCAGCGAAGAAGACCACTACCGCGCGTACAGCCAGGTCGTGCGAGCGATCGGCGATCGCCCGGTGGTGATTCGTACCCTGGACCTGGGCGCCGACAAGATGGGGCACCGGCCGCTGGCCGATCACGAGCACAATCCCTTCCTGGGGCTCCGCAGCATCCGTTTGTCGCTGAAAAACCAAGACCTCTTCCGGCCGCAACTGCGAGCCGTGTTGCGGGCCGCGGTACACGGTGACGTGTGGATGATGTTCCCCTTGATCACCACGCTCAGCGAATTGCGGCAGGCGCGGATGCTGGTCAACGTGGTGGCCGAAGATCTGGCCGAGGAAGGCATCGAGCATCGGCAAGATATCCCCATCGGCATGATGGTCGAAGTCCCGGCCGCGGTATTGATGCTGGATCGGTTCGCCAAAGAGGTGGATTTCTTCAGCATCGGCACCAACGATCTGGTGCAATACACACTCGCCGTCGACCGCAGCAACGAGTATGTGGCCGACTTATATCAATCCAGTGACCCCGCCGTGTTGCGGCTGATCGAACATTCGGTCAAAGTTGCCGATGCCGCCGGGGTGCCGGTGGCGGTCTGTGGCGAGATGAGCAGCCGGCCATCGCGGGCGCTGCTGTTGTTGGGCTTGGGCGTCCGCAGCTTAAGTGTGCCGCCCAACGCATTGCCCAAAGTGAAAAAAGCGATTCGCACCGTTTCGATCAAAGAATGCGAAGAGATCGCCGAACGCGCCATGACGCTGGAGTCCGCGCGGGAAGTGGACATCTTCCTCGCCGATCGCCTGCGTGAGTTGGTTCCGGAGCTGATTTTGCGATGA
- a CDS encoding HPr family phosphocarrier protein, whose product MSTTPLCFTVIVRNPKGLHLRAINTLVEAAGQFEATILLQKDSEQADCASVFSLMTLGAEQGTELTVTVDGVDAALAAAAIQQLFEDGFYELEEA is encoded by the coding sequence ATGAGTACCACGCCCCTCTGTTTCACCGTTATTGTGCGCAACCCGAAAGGGCTGCACCTGCGCGCGATCAACACCTTGGTCGAAGCCGCGGGGCAATTTGAAGCCACGATTTTATTGCAAAAAGACAGCGAGCAAGCCGATTGCGCCAGCGTCTTTTCGCTCATGACCCTCGGTGCCGAACAGGGCACCGAATTGACCGTTACGGTTGATGGCGTCGACGCCGCCCTCGCGGCCGCGGCGATCCAACAATTGTTCGAAGACGGTTTTTACGAATTGGAGGAAGCCTAA